A genomic stretch from Syntrophaceae bacterium includes:
- a CDS encoding sigma 54-interacting transcriptional regulator has product MDQLLMKEVRDNLTKVLDSLTDIVAVYGPDTRVVMVNRALCDYLRIRPEDWVGKTTRQIISEGYYDKSVVEETIRTRSEVCDIIHGRNGLEALSRCRPIFDEQGELKFLVVTSTVLNELNELKLMLDSERRKADQYLREIEHLRKVLLIESDFVFESPQMKAMLEAVKRISPTECTVLISGESGVGKEVLAKIIHMNSPRRDAPFIPISIPAIPENLLESELFGYEEGAFTGSAKGGKVGLFEIARDGTLFLDEVGDIPYRIQVKILRAIETGEITRVGGIRPLHVNIRIISATNRDMESEVRRGSFREDLFYRLNVFPLKIKPLRERPEDIWPMARHFLARMNQKYKLNKDFTTDALEDLKRYSWPGNVRELRNLVERLTILSHADSITSEDVRTLLGSHAAEEKTASSAWEEYTSHERSLILSALKETKGNKSRAAKILNMPRSRLYRKLKG; this is encoded by the coding sequence ATGGATCAATTGCTGATGAAAGAGGTCCGGGACAACCTCACCAAGGTCCTGGACAGCCTTACGGACATCGTGGCCGTCTACGGCCCCGACACCCGGGTCGTCATGGTCAACCGGGCCCTTTGCGATTACCTCAGGATCCGGCCCGAAGACTGGGTCGGCAAGACGACCCGGCAGATCATCAGCGAGGGGTATTACGACAAGAGCGTCGTCGAGGAGACGATCCGGACCCGGAGCGAGGTCTGCGACATCATCCACGGCCGCAACGGGCTGGAGGCCCTGTCGCGCTGCCGCCCCATCTTCGACGAGCAGGGGGAGCTGAAATTCCTGGTCGTGACCTCGACGGTCCTCAACGAGCTGAACGAGCTGAAGCTGATGCTCGACAGCGAGCGGCGCAAGGCCGATCAATACCTGCGCGAGATCGAGCACCTGCGCAAGGTCCTGCTGATCGAGTCCGATTTCGTCTTCGAAAGCCCCCAGATGAAGGCCATGCTCGAGGCGGTGAAGCGGATCTCCCCGACGGAATGCACCGTCCTCATCTCGGGCGAATCGGGCGTCGGCAAGGAAGTGCTGGCCAAGATCATCCACATGAACAGCCCGCGCCGTGATGCGCCGTTCATTCCCATCAGCATTCCCGCGATCCCGGAGAATCTCCTGGAGTCGGAGCTGTTCGGCTACGAGGAGGGGGCGTTTACGGGATCCGCAAAGGGGGGCAAGGTCGGGCTGTTCGAGATCGCCCGGGACGGGACGCTCTTCCTGGATGAGGTCGGAGACATCCCCTACCGGATCCAGGTGAAGATCCTCCGGGCCATCGAGACCGGCGAGATCACGAGAGTCGGCGGGATCCGGCCGCTGCACGTCAACATCCGGATCATCTCCGCCACCAACCGGGACATGGAATCGGAGGTGCGCAGGGGGTCATTCCGGGAGGATCTCTTTTACCGCCTGAACGTCTTCCCCCTCAAAATCAAGCCGCTCCGGGAAAGACCCGAGGATATCTGGCCGATGGCCAGGCACTTCCTCGCGCGGATGAATCAGAAATACAAGCTGAACAAGGATTTCACGACGGACGCCCTGGAGGACCTGAAGCGGTATTCCTGGCCGGGCAACGTCCGGGAGCTGCGGAACCTGGTGGAGAGGCTGACGATCCTCTCCCACGCGGACAGCATCACCTCGGAGGACGTTCGCACCCTTCTCGGGTCCCATGCCGCGGAAGAGAAGACCGCATCGAGCGCCTGGGAGGAATACACCTCCCACGAACGGTCGCTGATCCTGTCGGCCCTGAAGGAGACGAAGGGAAACAAGTCCCGGGCGGCGAAGATCCTCAACATGCCGAGGTCCAGGCTCTACCGGAAGCTGAAGGGATGA
- a CDS encoding FAD-dependent oxidoreductase encodes MEKDRFGSVNRRQFIRGLGLGAGLLTLGRIDMAQASLLPKAKRTEKFNVVVIGTGFSGMVAAVAASNMGAKVAVLEKMPEKGQGGNSILAGGLIAVPRENSQAARDEYFEDFMKKSSGKGNATLSRVLAEQSMDAVMWLKGLGADLTDPITVAGYRVKSVVFKPGAYRGMPKGLETLRKNLNGKGGKIIYDTKAKQLIMNDRGAVVGVRAEDMAGLKDFMADAVIIASGGYGGNREMLETFVDPNADDMMVRGVKTATGDGLNMAREAGAMWVNMGGMASVHVAAVSPKNTAAGNPFMAIAYTLGINRDGKRYVDESLGYVANGKASMKQPGQVVAMIFDEEIKKQAGVAASVKQFQGLGIDIVEAGSLGELASKIGVPAAALEKTVADFNAAVKDGKAMDAQPAKAAFAFKVEAPKFYAFYPLSPGITLTFGGIRTNERAQALEADGKIIPGLYASGECAGGLYYEDYIGGASLANCLVMGRIAGQQAAGAKAPAKKGMKKKG; translated from the coding sequence ATGGAGAAGGACAGATTCGGTTCCGTAAACAGGAGGCAGTTCATTCGGGGTCTGGGGCTGGGTGCGGGGCTGCTCACCCTGGGCAGGATCGACATGGCGCAGGCTTCCCTGCTGCCGAAGGCCAAAAGGACTGAAAAATTCAACGTCGTTGTCATCGGGACGGGATTCTCCGGGATGGTGGCTGCCGTTGCGGCCTCGAACATGGGCGCCAAAGTGGCCGTGCTGGAGAAGATGCCGGAGAAGGGGCAGGGCGGCAACTCGATCCTTGCGGGAGGGCTCATCGCGGTGCCCCGGGAAAACAGCCAGGCCGCAAGGGACGAGTACTTCGAGGACTTCATGAAGAAGAGCTCGGGCAAGGGGAATGCGACGCTGTCCCGGGTGCTGGCCGAACAGTCCATGGACGCCGTCATGTGGCTGAAGGGGCTGGGTGCCGACCTGACCGACCCGATCACCGTGGCGGGCTATCGCGTCAAAAGCGTGGTTTTCAAGCCCGGCGCATACAGAGGGATGCCCAAGGGGCTGGAGACGCTCCGGAAGAATCTGAACGGGAAGGGCGGAAAAATCATTTATGATACCAAGGCCAAGCAGCTGATCATGAACGACAGGGGCGCCGTCGTCGGCGTCCGGGCGGAAGACATGGCGGGACTCAAGGATTTCATGGCCGATGCGGTGATCATCGCTTCGGGCGGCTACGGAGGAAACCGCGAGATGCTGGAGACCTTCGTCGATCCCAACGCCGACGACATGATGGTGCGCGGCGTGAAGACGGCGACCGGCGACGGGCTGAACATGGCCCGCGAGGCCGGCGCGATGTGGGTCAACATGGGAGGCATGGCGTCCGTCCATGTGGCGGCCGTTTCACCGAAGAACACGGCGGCGGGCAATCCCTTCATGGCCATCGCCTATACCCTGGGAATCAACCGGGACGGGAAGCGCTACGTCGACGAATCCCTGGGGTACGTCGCCAACGGCAAGGCCTCGATGAAGCAGCCCGGCCAGGTCGTGGCCATGATTTTCGACGAGGAGATCAAGAAGCAGGCCGGTGTCGCCGCCTCGGTGAAGCAGTTTCAAGGCCTCGGCATCGACATCGTGGAAGCGGGCTCCCTGGGCGAACTGGCCTCCAAAATCGGCGTTCCCGCCGCGGCCCTGGAGAAGACCGTCGCCGACTTCAACGCGGCCGTGAAGGATGGAAAGGCCATGGATGCACAACCCGCCAAGGCCGCCTTCGCATTCAAGGTCGAGGCGCCGAAGTTCTACGCCTTCTACCCCCTGTCACCGGGGATCACGCTCACCTTCGGCGGGATCCGGACCAACGAAAGGGCCCAGGCCCTGGAAGCGGACGGCAAGATCATCCCGGGCCTCTATGCCTCGGGCGAGTGCGCCGGCGGACTCTATTACGAGGACTACATCGGCGGCGCATCCCTGGCGAACTGCCTCGTGATGGGGCGCATCGCCGGACAGCAGGCGGCCGGGGCGAAGGCGCCGGCAAAGAAGGGGATGAAGAAGAAAGGCTGA
- a CDS encoding ketopantoate reductase family protein, with protein MRILIVGMGNVGLMHGWALAGGGVDVTHIVRKGSLPKHAGDITMDVMDFRSDPAECYLTSYRPRLVDQIRPGDRYDLVMVATNHLQVVDAVRQYREEAPESDFLIFCANWNGPAEIDALLPRSRYLWGYSVFSGAKGKDGVLYANIQKIYRIGEVDGKNTERLQRIVETFSRAGIDPEIKEDIIEWLWIHQAINAGLLGTIYSRREFPSTETPMEFWLLIVRAVKDALKVLAARGVEYGKYPETALFLLEDDGKAAELLRRSILGVPHYKRIRDHSHLDANPEEMKRFYLDVLETGEALGVDMPHLASLKDKI; from the coding sequence ATGCGCATCCTGATCGTCGGAATGGGCAACGTCGGCCTGATGCACGGGTGGGCGCTTGCCGGGGGAGGCGTGGACGTGACCCACATCGTGAGAAAGGGCTCTCTCCCGAAGCATGCGGGCGACATCACGATGGACGTCATGGATTTCCGCAGCGATCCCGCCGAGTGCTACCTGACCTCCTATCGGCCCCGGCTCGTGGACCAAATCCGCCCCGGCGACCGGTACGATCTGGTCATGGTGGCCACGAACCACCTGCAGGTCGTGGACGCCGTGAGGCAGTACCGCGAAGAGGCCCCGGAATCGGATTTCCTGATCTTCTGCGCCAACTGGAACGGACCCGCAGAGATCGACGCGCTCCTGCCGAGGAGCCGCTACCTCTGGGGCTACTCCGTCTTCAGCGGCGCGAAGGGAAAGGACGGCGTGCTGTACGCCAACATCCAGAAGATCTATCGCATCGGGGAGGTGGACGGGAAGAACACAGAGAGGCTCCAGAGGATCGTCGAGACTTTCTCCAGGGCGGGAATCGACCCGGAGATCAAGGAAGACATCATCGAGTGGCTCTGGATCCACCAGGCGATCAACGCGGGCCTTCTCGGCACGATCTATTCCCGGCGCGAGTTTCCCTCGACGGAGACGCCGATGGAGTTCTGGCTTCTCATCGTCCGGGCCGTGAAGGACGCCCTGAAGGTCCTGGCCGCACGCGGCGTCGAGTACGGGAAATACCCTGAGACGGCCTTGTTTCTCCTCGAAGATGACGGGAAGGCGGCGGAGCTCTTGAGGCGGAGCATCTTGGGCGTGCCGCACTACAAGCGCATCAGGGACCACAGCCATCTTGACGCGAACCCGGAGGAGATGAAGCGATTCTACCTGGACGTTCTCGAAACGGGCGAGGCGCTGGGGGTGGACATGCCGCACCTGGCGAGCCTGAAGGATAAGATATAA
- a CDS encoding ADP-ribosylglycohydrolase family protein — protein sequence MDKTERFRGCLIGLAVGDALGTTVEFSAPGAFRPLVNMIGGGPFGLEPGQWTDDTSMALCLAESLIACRGMNPKDQMERYRRWWREGYLSSTGKCFDIGSTVRTALAAFEKTGNPLSGSTDPFSAGNGSLMRLAPVPMFFHRDARQAIEQSGESSRTTHGALAAVDACRYFGALLWGALNGAGKNDLLTDFYSPDPGYWEEKPLIPEIADIAAGSYKRKEPPEIKGTGYVVQSLEAALWAFHKGGSFEEGCLLAVNLGNDADTTGAIYGQIAGAYYGERGIPEEWRKKVAMGERIRGMAEGLMS from the coding sequence ATGGACAAGACGGAACGCTTCCGTGGCTGTCTCATCGGCCTCGCCGTCGGCGATGCCCTGGGAACGACCGTTGAGTTCAGCGCCCCCGGCGCCTTCAGGCCCCTCGTGAACATGATCGGCGGCGGCCCCTTCGGCCTGGAGCCGGGCCAGTGGACCGACGACACCTCCATGGCCCTCTGTCTGGCGGAGAGCCTGATCGCCTGCCGGGGCATGAATCCCAAAGACCAGATGGAGCGCTACCGCCGGTGGTGGCGGGAAGGCTATCTCAGCAGCACCGGGAAATGCTTCGACATCGGCTCGACAGTCCGCACCGCCCTCGCGGCCTTCGAGAAGACCGGCAATCCCCTGAGCGGCTCCACGGACCCCTTCTCCGCCGGCAACGGCTCCCTCATGCGCCTGGCCCCGGTGCCCATGTTCTTCCACCGGGACGCCCGGCAGGCCATCGAGCAGTCCGGTGAAAGCTCCCGCACGACCCATGGCGCCCTCGCCGCCGTCGACGCCTGCCGCTATTTCGGCGCCCTTCTCTGGGGCGCCCTGAACGGCGCCGGCAAGAATGATCTCCTCACCGATTTCTACTCGCCCGATCCCGGCTATTGGGAAGAAAAGCCCCTCATCCCGGAAATCGCCGACATCGCCGCCGGATCCTACAAGCGCAAGGAGCCTCCCGAGATCAAGGGCACCGGCTACGTCGTCCAGTCCCTCGAAGCGGCCCTCTGGGCCTTCCACAAGGGCGGTTCCTTCGAGGAGGGCTGCCTCCTGGCCGTCAACCTCGGCAACGACGCCGATACCACCGGCGCCATCTACGGCCAGATCGCCGGGGCATACTACGGAGAGAGGGGCATCCCGGAGGAGTGGAGGAAGAAGGTGGCGATGGGGGAGAGGATCAGGGGGATGGCGGAAGGGCTGATGTCATGA
- a CDS encoding DNA cytosine methyltransferase, with protein sequence MTSAQQTRTYSNKLKAVDLFCGCGGLTVGLKRAGFQVVGAVDVDPLSIKTYRANHHNVTLWETDIRKLEPRKLLDTLGLRKGELDLLAGCPPCQGFSTMRTRNGAFSVDDPRNDLLIEFERFVKALRPRAVMMENVPGLAGDKRFGTFCSNLKRFGYQGDYCILNAAEYGVPQRRRRLIYLAGMGMDIPFAEKNGRQKTVKEAIGGLPKAGQSGDPVHDMPESRTPKVLEIIQLIPKDGGSRRDLPVEFQLECHKRCDGFKDVYGRMAWNDVAPTITSGCFNPSKGRFIHPEENRAITMREAALLQGFPRQYKFPTTDNKTAVALMIGNALPPPFIAAHAKAIFKLLLQQSR encoded by the coding sequence ATGACTTCGGCCCAACAAACAAGAACATATTCTAATAAACTGAAAGCAGTCGATCTTTTCTGTGGTTGTGGTGGACTGACTGTTGGTTTGAAAAGAGCAGGATTCCAGGTCGTGGGCGCGGTTGATGTCGATCCACTATCAATCAAGACCTATAGAGCAAATCATCACAATGTTACATTGTGGGAAACAGACATCAGAAAACTTGAGCCACGGAAACTACTCGATACTCTGGGACTGAGGAAAGGTGAGCTCGATCTCCTAGCCGGATGTCCACCATGCCAGGGCTTTTCTACGATGCGGACCAGGAATGGGGCTTTCAGTGTCGATGACCCGCGAAACGACCTGTTGATAGAGTTTGAACGGTTTGTGAAGGCTCTCCGTCCACGAGCCGTGATGATGGAAAACGTCCCCGGGCTTGCGGGTGACAAACGATTCGGGACTTTTTGTAGCAATTTGAAAAGATTTGGCTACCAGGGCGACTATTGCATTCTAAACGCAGCTGAGTATGGGGTTCCTCAACGTAGACGCCGGCTGATCTACCTGGCTGGAATGGGCATGGATATTCCTTTTGCCGAAAAGAACGGCAGACAAAAGACAGTTAAAGAAGCAATCGGTGGTCTCCCAAAAGCGGGACAAAGCGGGGACCCCGTACATGACATGCCCGAGAGTCGGACCCCGAAAGTTTTGGAGATCATCCAGCTTATTCCGAAGGATGGCGGAAGCCGCAGAGATCTGCCGGTGGAGTTCCAACTCGAGTGCCACAAACGATGTGACGGCTTCAAAGATGTTTACGGGCGCATGGCTTGGAATGATGTTGCCCCGACGATCACTAGTGGCTGTTTTAATCCGTCCAAGGGTAGGTTCATACATCCGGAGGAGAACCGTGCGATCACCATGCGCGAAGCAGCTCTTCTGCAAGGGTTTCCCCGCCAGTATAAGTTCCCCACCACTGACAACAAGACCGCCGTGGCCTTGATGATAGGCAACGCATTGCCGCCTCCTTTTATTGCAGCGCACGCCAAGGCCATTTTCAAACTCCTGCTGCAACAATCAAGATAG
- a CDS encoding DUF2726 domain-containing protein, whose product MFAQILTSSLIIVLLVAIFATLLKIFLSIKRTTPRDFPYQRDMFLFSPTERSFFSALEQAVAGEYRILAKVRLADVIGVKPELSGIARRMAESRIKGRHIDFVAYHPLTFEVAFAVALDDRGIAHSQWQPRDEFVDNALRSAGIPIIHFNVHRTYKVREIRNALSWMSSMTTGRQLDWEQLN is encoded by the coding sequence ATGTTCGCTCAAATTCTTACCTCGTCGCTGATCATTGTTCTGCTGGTCGCGATCTTCGCGACTCTCCTGAAGATTTTCCTGTCGATCAAACGCACCACACCACGGGATTTCCCGTATCAACGAGACATGTTTCTTTTCAGTCCGACGGAGCGCTCTTTTTTCAGTGCTCTCGAACAGGCCGTGGCCGGGGAATATCGCATCCTGGCAAAGGTTCGCCTGGCGGATGTGATCGGCGTCAAACCGGAGCTGAGCGGGATCGCCCGCCGCATGGCCGAGAGCAGAATCAAGGGCAGGCACATCGACTTCGTCGCTTACCATCCCCTGACATTCGAAGTGGCGTTTGCCGTGGCACTCGACGACCGGGGCATCGCCCACTCGCAGTGGCAGCCCCGGGACGAGTTCGTCGACAATGCCCTGAGAAGTGCGGGCATCCCGATCATCCACTTCAACGTGCACCGGACGTACAAGGTCCGGGAAATCAGAAACGCACTATCCTGGATGTCGTCCATGACGACCGGCAGACAGCTCGATTGGGAGCAGCTTAATTAG
- a CDS encoding 3-keto-5-aminohexanoate cleavage protein, with protein sequence MDHIWDHRDIYEYDRKLKDGMPPLIISVAITGGAAGKEVNPNLPETPEEQAKSVLEAYQAGASAVHIHARDPLKGYAYSSVNPAHYLEINRRVRALCPDIIINNTTGAGAGNLTAEERMRSLDAGPEVASLNCGPIILKGTLPRRKAPLTGRDEPMNLDGFIIPVTVSEIELFAKTMTERNVKPEMEVYNPQQFNFVNILIEQKMIRPPYWFSLIFSNASGGIGVSSHPRNIVNMIDALPKESIFQCIGVGPTQLFVNTMSIISGGHVRVGMEDSVLYGRGKLLESNAQAVERIVRLAKELGREVATPAVARKMLGISETPSQY encoded by the coding sequence ATGGATCACATCTGGGACCACAGGGACATTTACGAGTACGACAGGAAGCTCAAGGACGGCATGCCGCCCCTGATCATCTCCGTCGCCATCACCGGCGGCGCCGCCGGCAAGGAAGTAAATCCGAACCTGCCGGAGACCCCCGAGGAGCAGGCAAAGTCCGTCCTGGAGGCCTATCAGGCCGGGGCGTCGGCCGTCCACATCCACGCCCGCGATCCCCTGAAGGGCTATGCCTATTCGTCGGTCAATCCCGCACACTACCTGGAGATCAACCGGCGCGTCCGGGCGCTCTGTCCGGACATCATCATCAACAACACGACCGGCGCCGGGGCGGGGAACCTCACGGCGGAGGAGCGGATGCGGTCCCTCGATGCCGGCCCCGAGGTGGCCTCCCTGAACTGCGGGCCCATCATCCTCAAAGGGACCCTGCCGAGGCGGAAGGCGCCGCTGACGGGGCGCGACGAGCCGATGAACCTCGACGGGTTCATCATCCCCGTCACGGTCTCCGAGATCGAGCTCTTCGCGAAGACCATGACGGAACGGAACGTCAAGCCCGAGATGGAGGTCTACAACCCCCAGCAGTTCAACTTCGTGAACATCCTCATCGAGCAGAAGATGATCCGGCCGCCCTACTGGTTCAGCCTCATCTTCTCCAACGCCTCCGGCGGCATCGGCGTCTCTTCGCACCCCCGCAACATCGTCAACATGATCGACGCCCTGCCGAAGGAGTCGATCTTCCAGTGCATCGGTGTCGGCCCGACGCAGCTCTTCGTCAACACGATGTCGATCATCAGCGGCGGCCACGTCCGGGTGGGCATGGAGGACAGCGTCCTGTACGGGCGGGGGAAACTCCTGGAGAGCAACGCCCAGGCGGTGGAGCGCATCGTCCGGCTGGCGAAGGAACTGGGCCGGGAAGTAGCCACGCCGGCCGTGGCGAGGAAGATGCTGGGCATCTCGGAGACGCCCTCGCAGTATTGA
- a CDS encoding 3-hydroxyacyl-CoA dehydrogenase family protein, giving the protein MGEAENRAVAVLGGGGVIGSSWATNFLWRGLPVNVYDVGEDCLKTARERVGANLDYLVGKGLLPPGKRDEALKRAVYTTDIAEALRDVRFIQEAAPEKYEVKQALLAEVDRYAPADAVFASSTSGLLISEIARDSAHPERCVGAHPYNPAHLIPLVEIGKGEKTSEETVRKACDFYKSLGKDPIVLQKEAFGFIANRLAVALYREAVDLVVRGVCTLEDVDKAVCLGPGLRYALMGPNLGYHLSGGVHGIRGVLTHIGPTVEWWWEDMAAWHRWPAGWTEQAQAGVLEAMANRDPATGRTPEEINRWRDDGLLLILKYLNKI; this is encoded by the coding sequence ATGGGTGAAGCAGAGAACAGAGCGGTTGCGGTACTGGGGGGCGGCGGTGTCATCGGATCGAGCTGGGCGACCAATTTCCTGTGGAGAGGCCTGCCCGTGAATGTCTACGACGTCGGCGAGGACTGCCTGAAGACCGCCCGGGAGCGGGTCGGGGCAAACCTGGACTACCTCGTCGGCAAGGGCCTGCTGCCGCCCGGGAAGAGGGACGAAGCCCTGAAGAGGGCCGTTTATACGACGGACATCGCGGAAGCTCTCCGGGACGTCCGTTTCATCCAGGAGGCGGCCCCGGAGAAGTATGAGGTCAAGCAGGCCCTCCTGGCGGAAGTGGACCGGTATGCCCCCGCCGACGCGGTTTTCGCCAGCAGCACCTCGGGCCTCCTGATTTCGGAGATCGCCCGGGACTCCGCGCATCCCGAGCGCTGCGTCGGTGCGCATCCCTACAACCCGGCCCACCTGATCCCGCTCGTGGAAATCGGGAAGGGCGAGAAGACGTCCGAGGAGACGGTCCGGAAGGCCTGCGATTTCTACAAATCCCTCGGGAAGGATCCCATCGTGCTGCAGAAGGAGGCCTTCGGCTTCATCGCCAACCGGCTCGCCGTTGCCCTGTATCGCGAGGCCGTCGACCTGGTCGTGCGCGGCGTCTGCACCCTGGAGGACGTGGACAAGGCGGTGTGCCTGGGGCCGGGACTGCGATACGCGCTGATGGGGCCGAACCTGGGCTATCACCTGAGCGGCGGCGTGCATGGGATCCGGGGCGTCCTGACCCACATCGGCCCGACGGTCGAGTGGTGGTGGGAAGACATGGCCGCCTGGCATCGCTGGCCCGCCGGCTGGACCGAGCAGGCCCAGGCGGGGGTGCTCGAGGCCATGGCCAACCGCGATCCCGCGACGGGCCGCACGCCGGAGGAGATCAACCGCTGGCGCGACGACGGCCTGCTTCTGATCCTCAAGTACCTGAACAAGATCTGA